A genome region from Cucumis sativus cultivar 9930 chromosome 4, Cucumber_9930_V3, whole genome shotgun sequence includes the following:
- the LOC101203685 gene encoding peptidyl-prolyl cis-trans isomerase FKBP19, chloroplastic: MASISATGSLLKFPTLFSRKKTLNTSCSGPHFVNFPHDSHPSSSSGGDTTAGCLKVVFDRRAVVFSSFGLLAGALLKVADDGVAVASEFADMPALRGKDYGKTKMKYSDYTETESGLQYKDLRKGEGPSPKVGDTVVVDWDGYTIGYYGRIFEARNKTKGGSFEGDDKAFFKFRLGSQEVIQAFEEAVVGMTLGGVRRIIVPPELGYPDNDYNKKGPRPTTFSGQRALAFVLRNQGLIDKTLLFDIELLKIIPNSSV; the protein is encoded by the exons ATGGCATCCATTTCCGCTACTGGTTCTCTTCTCAAATTCCCCACTCTCTTCTCCCGGAAGAAGACTCTCAACACC agcTGCAGCGGACCCCATTTCGTTAACTTTCCCCACGATTCtcacccttcttcttcttccg GTGGTGACACTACTGCGGGATGTCTCAAGGTTGTATTTGATCGAAGGGCTGTGGTTTTCTCATCCTTTGGTCTACTCGCTGGAGCCTTGTTGAAGGTTGCAGATGATGGAGTAGCTGTGGCATCTGAGTTTGCTGATA TGCCAGCTCTTAGGGGGAAGGATTACGGCAAgactaaaatgaaatattcgGACTATACTGAGACAGAATCAGGTCTTCAATATAAG GATCTGAGAAAAGGGGAAGGCCCCTCACCAAAAGTGGGAGATACCGTTGTG gtTGATTGGGATGGCTATACAATTGGGTATTATGGCCGCATATTTGAAGCCAGAAATAAGACAAAGGGTGGTTCTTTCGAG GGTGACGACAAGGCCTTCTTCAAATTTAGGCTAGGATCTCAAGAG GTGATTCAAGCATTTGAGGAAGCTGTTGTGGGAATGACTTTGGGTGGTGTTAGAAG GATTATAGTACCACCAGAATTGGGATATCCTGATAATGACTATAATAAAAAGGGTCCAAGGCCAACGACATTCTCG GGCCAACGAGCATTGGCCTTCGTGTTGAGGAACCAAGGATTGATAGACAAGACTCTTTTGTTTGACATTGAGCTTCTGAAAATCATTCCAAACTCATCAGTTTAA
- the LOC101205062 gene encoding sterol 14-demethylase, translated as MEPDNIKFFNVGLLVLATLLLAKLISALLNSRSNKRPPPTVKGIPFIGGLLRFLKGPIVMLRKEYPKLGSVFTVNLLHKKITFLIGPEVSAHFFKASESDLSQQEVYQFNVPTFGPGVVFDVDYSIRQEQFRFFTEALRVTKLKGYVDQMVREAEDFFSKWGDSGEVDLKYELEHLIILTASRCLLGSEVRDKLFADVSALFHDLDNGMLPISVMFPYLPIPAHRRRDQARSKLADIFAKIIASRKCNGSSDNDMLQCFIDSKYKDGRSTTDSEVTGLLIAALFAGQHTSSITSTWTGAYLLCHKEYMSAVLEEQQELMGKHGDKIDHDILSEMDNLHRCIKEALRLHPPLIMLMRSSHSDFSVTTREGKEYDIPKGHIIATSPAFANRLPHVYKDPDRYDPDRFAPGRDEDKAAGAFSYISFGGGRHGCLGEPFAYLQIKAIWSQLLRNFELELISPFPEIDWNAMVVGVKGKVMVRYKRRKLSVS; from the exons ATGGAACCTGATAACATCAAATTCTTCAATGTGGGTCTTCTTGTTCTCGCCACTTTACTCCTCGCAAAGCTTATTTCTGCTCTTCTCAATTCCAGATCTAACAAACGGCCTCCTCCCACTGTTAAAGGCATCCCCTTTATTGGGGGATTGCTCCGTTTTCTTAAAGGTCCGATTGTGATGCTGAGGAAGGAGTACCCTAAACTTGGGAGTGTTTTCACCGTTAACTTattgcataaaaaaattaccttcTTGATTGGCCCTGAGGTTTCTGCACATTTCTTCAAAGCATCTGAGTCTGATCTTAGCCAGCAGGAAGTTTACCAGTTTAATGTCCCAACTTTTGGCCCTGGCGTTGTGTTCGATGTGGATTACTCCATTCGTCAAGAACAGTTCAGGTTCTTCACTGAGGCTCTCAGAGTCACAAAACTGAAAGGATACGTAGATCAGATGGTTAGAGAGGCAGAG GATTTCTTCTCTAAGTGGGGTGACAGTGGGGAGGTGGATCTCAAGTATGAGTTGGAACATCTTATCATCTTAACAGCTAGTAGATGCCTTTTGGGAAGTGAGGTTCGTGATAAGCTTTTTGCGGATGTTTCAGCTTTGTTTCATGACCTTGACAATGGAATGCTCCCTATCAGTGTTATGTTTCCCTACCTTCCTATCCCGGCTCATCGTCGTCGTGATCAAGCACGCAGCAAGCTTGCGGATATCTTTGCAAAAATCATAGCTTCCAGAAAATGCAACGGGAGTTCAGATAATGATATGTTGCAATGTTTTATTGACTCAAAGTACAAAGATGGGCGGTCAACAACAGATTCTGAAGTCACTGGTTTGCTCATAGCTGCTCTTTTTGCAGGTCAACATACTAGTTCTATTACCTCAACTTGGACTGGGGCTTATCTCCTCTGCCACAAAGAGTACATGTCTGCTGTTTTAGAGGAACAGCAAGAGCTGATGGGTAAGCATGGCGATAAGATTGATCATGATATCTTGTCTGAAATGGACAATCTCCATAGGTGCATTAAAGAAGCTCTCAGACTTCACCCTCCATTGATTATGTTGATGCGAAGTTCGCATAGTGATTTTAGTGTTACAACCAGAGAGGGGAAAGAATATGATATTCCAAAGGGTCATATAATTGCCACATCTCCAGCTTTTGCTAATCGACTTCCTCATGTGTATAAGGATCCAGACAGGTATGATCCAGACAGGTTCGCCCCTGGGAGAGATGAAGACAAGGCAGCTGGAGCGTTCTCCTACATCTCGTTCGGAGGTGGCAGGCATGGGTGCCTTGGCGAACCCTTTGCTTATCTACAGATAAAAGCAATATGGAGTCAGTTGCTAAGAAATTTTGAACTGGAGCTAATATCTCCTTTTCCTGAAATTGATTGGAATGCTATGGTTGTGGGTGTCAAAGGCAAAGTTATGGTCAGGTACAAGAGAAGGAAGCTTTCTGTTAGTTAA
- the LOC101204814 gene encoding OVARIAN TUMOR DOMAIN-containing deubiquitinating enzyme 1: MQNQENLDADGKAESVISIQTSEYDSWGNLGDDDIMLQKSAIFVQEAEKVPFVGDKEPLSSLEAEYKSGSPILLEKIKVLSGQYAAIRRTRGDGNCFFRSFMFSYLEHILESQDKTEVDRIKTNVENCRKTLRSLGYTEFTFEDFFALFLEQLESALQGNESSISHEELVIRSRDQSISDYVVMFFRFVTSGEIQKRSEFFEPFIMGLTNGTVDQFCKTAVEPMGEESDHVHIIALSDALGVPIRVLYLDRSSCDSGGLSVNHHDFVPATTEVASGSAASEIKIPFITLLYRPGHYDILYPK, from the exons ATGCAGAATCAGGAAAATCTCGATGCAGATGGGAAAGCGGAGTCTGTAATATCCATTCAAACATCAGAATACGATTCCTGGGGCAATTTGGGTGATGATGATATCATGCTGCAGAAATCTGCAATTTTTGTTCAGGAAGCTGAGAAAGTTCCATTTGTCGGTGACAAG GAACCACTTTCTTCTTTAGAAGCTGAATATAAATCGGGAAGTCCAATTTTGCTGGAGAAAATTAAG GTGCTCAGTGGCCAGTATGCTGCCATTCGTCGAACACGTGGTGATGGGAACTGCTTTTTCCGAAGCTTCATGTTTTCTTATCTT GAACACATTTTAGAGTCACAAGACAAAACTGAAGTTGATCGCATCAAaacaaatgttgaaaattgtAGGAAAACACTTCGAAGTCTGGGATATACAGAATTTAcctttgaagatttttttgcG CTATTCCTTGAGCAGCTGGAAAGTGCTCTTCAAGGAAATGAATCCTCTATAAG TCATGAAGAACTTGTTATTAGGAGTCGGGACCAGTCTATCTCTGATTATG tTGTTATGTTTTTCAGGTTTGTTACATCAGGTGAAATACAAAAGCGTTCAGAATTTTTTGAGCCTTTTATTATGGGATTGACAAATGGAACGGTTGATCAG TTCTGCAAGACAGCAGTTGAACCAATGGGTGAAGAGAGTGATCATGTACACATAATTGCCTTATCTGATGCTTTGGGTGTGCCGATTCGTGTTCTGTACCTTGATCGAAGCTCCTGTGATTCTGGTGGCCTCAGTGTAAACCACCATGATTTTGTTCCTGCTACCACTGAGGTCGCAAGTGGTAGTGCTGCCTCTGAGATAAAGATCCCTTTCATTACTTTGCTCTATCGCCCTGGTCATTATGATATCCTTTATCCAAAATGA